The Halorussus gelatinilyticus genome contains the following window.
GCGAGATGGTCGTCTCGACGCTGATTCCGGTCGTCGTCTTCCTGGTCGGCATCGCGCTGGTCGTCTGGAGCGTCGAGGAGTTCGTCGAACACGTCGCCGAGGCCGCGGTGAATCTGGGCGTCTCGACGTTCCTGCTGACCGTCGTCCTCGCCGGGACCGACCTCGAAAACGCCGTGTTGGGAATCGCGGCCGCCGCGGGCGACCTGCCGGACGTGGCGCTGGGCACCGTCTTCGGCGAAGCCCTGTTCGTCCTCGGCGCGGCGGTCGGACTCGCGGGCGTGGCGGTCCCCTTCGAGGAGTCCACGCCCCGCGAGTATCTGGCGCTGACCGCGCTCTCGCCAGCGCTCCTCGCACTCCTTTCGCTCGACGGCCGACTCTCGCGGCTCGACGGCGCGCTCCTGTTGGTCGCGTTCGCGCCGCTCCTCTGGGCGGTGTATCGGTTGGAGTCGTCGCGCTCGACGCGGTTTCTGGAGGCCGAGGACGCCGAGGAAATCGAGGCGGACGGGAGAGGTGCCGACGCCGACGTTGACGCCGACGCAGACGCCGACGCCAATACCGACGCCACCGCGGACGCCACCGACGACGCCGACGACGCCGACGACGAGCGCGAACTGCTCGAAGTCGGTCTCGTCCTGCTCGCCATCGTCGGGATGACCGCGGGGTCCCAACTGGCCGTGATGGGTGCCCGCGACATCTTGGCCGCGTTCGACCTCGTGGGACTGGCGTTCGGCGCGACGGTGATGAGCTTCATCGCCAGTCTGGAGGAGCTACTCCTCACGGTCGAACCCGTCCGCGAAGGGCGGCCCGCCGTCGGCATCGGCAACGTCGTCGGGAGCACGCTCTTCTTCGTCACGGCGAACGCGGGCGCGATCGCGCTCGTCCGGACCCTCGACCTCTCGGCGGCCGTCTTCGCGGTCCACTGGCCGTTCTTCCTCGGGGCGCTGGCGCTCGTGCTGGCGTTCCTCTTCCGCGGGCGCGTCGGCCGGGCGGAGGGCGCGGTCCTCCTCGCGGTGTACGCGGGGTACTGGGCCGCGAACTACCTGCCGTGACCGGCGTCCCATCACGCGGACGATTCGTCCGCGTCGCCGGGTCGGACCGTCTCGACCGGAATCCCGCGCTCGCGGAAGCGGCGCTTCGCGCGCTCGAACTCCGACTCGCCGTACGAGAGCAGGCCCGAGGGCATCATCACGTCGCGGCGCTTCACCCCGCCGCCGCGCCAGTAGCGGACGACGAACCGGGGTCGGGTCAGCCAGTCGTCGCCCTCGACGGCGGCGACCGACTCCACGTCGTGGAGCGGGATGCGGTCGGCCGACCCGACCCCGCGGCGGCGATTGACCGTACGCCCGACGACGAACAGGACGGTGACGGCGAGCGCGCCGACCGCTATTGCTCGCCAATCGCCGGCGCGGACGACCCGAACGGCGGCGACCGCGAGCGCACCGTACAGGCAGATATACCCCGCGAGAAGCGGTTTGTTCCCCTCCCAGTAGCGTCTGGCTTGCAGATAGAGTCCAGACTCTAGGCGGAGTTCGTCGTCGGTCAGCACGCACCGGCCGCGCTTGGTTCGGAACGTCTCCACGGGAGGTCGCTCGGGTGAATTTGGGCGTTACGGGGCAAGAAATTACTGCCGAGACGGGGGATTCGGGAGGGCGGTCCGTTCGCCTTCGACCGCCCCGCCTTCGACCGGGATGCCGCGCTCGCGGAGGAGTCGAGTCGCGCGCTCGAACGCTTCGCCACCGTAGGCGAACCGGCGGGACGCCATCAAGAGGCGTCGGCGCTCCGGTCCGGGGTCGTCGTCGGAGTCGCTGTCACCGAGGTAGTCGTCGGGGTCGCGGTCGTCAGTTCGATACTCGACGACGAATCGGGGATTACCCCACGTCTCGTCTACTTCGATGCGCTCTATCGCGTCGATCGGAATGCGGTCGTCGGTCGAAAACCCGCGGTAAACGCGGTAATAGGCGCGAGTGGCGACGAGAACGCCGATACCGTTTCCGGCGGAGGCGAGGAGCGTGGCCCAATCGCCCTCGCGGACGAACTCGACGCCGTACAGCAGTAGGAGTGCTGGCGTGAGGGCGTAGACGAAGGCGAAGAGGAGTTTGCTCCCTTCCCAGTAGCGTCTGGCCTGCGTCAGGAGGGTGGCCTCGACGCGCAGTTCGTCGTCGGTGAGGACGACCCGGCCGGTCTTCGTCCGGAAACTCGCCACGTCGATTCCGTCGACGCCGATTGGGGAATAGTTTACTGCGGTCGCGCGGAGTCCGGGCGTAGCAGAAGTCAGACGGTCGCGCACTACTGCTCGTCGGCCAGTCGCTCGACGCGCGCCAGCGAGTCCGCGCTCTCGGGGTCCTTGTCGTCGCGCACGCCGAGGAACCGCGGGAAGCGCAGGGCGTAGCCCGACGAGTAGGTCGGGGACTCCTGAATCTCCTCGTAGCCCACCTCGAAGACGACTTCCGGGGCGATTTCGACCTCTTGGCCCTCCTGCTTGCGAACGTGGGGTTCCAGCAGTTCGGTCAGTTCTTCGAGTTCCTCGTCGGTGATGCCGGTGGCGACCTTCCCGAGCGTCTCGAAACTCTCGCCCGCCTCGACGCGCGCCGAGAGCAGGAACGTCCCGAGGAAACTCGCCCGGCGGCCCTCGCCCCACTCCGCGCCCGTGACAACGAGGTCGAGCGACTCTACGTCGGGTTTCCGCTTGAGCCAGTTCTTCCCCCGGCGGCCCGGCGAGTACGTCGAATCGGGGTTCTTGAGCATGATACCCTCGTGGCCCGCGTCGAGGGCCTCGGCCTCTATCTCGGCGATTTCCTCGGGGTCGTCCGTGATGTGGAGCGACGAGACCGCCGACGCTTCCGACCCGTCCTCGGCATCTGACTCGCTCTCGGCGTCGAAGACCGATTTCAGTCGGTCGTGGCGCTCGGGCAGGGGCGTCCGGAGCAGGTCCTCGCCGGCGGCGTGCAGGCAGTCGAACGCGAACAGGTCGAGTTCCACCTCCTCGCGGGCCCGTGCCACGTCGTGCTTCCGGCGGAATCTCCGCAGGACTTCCTGAAACGGCAGCGGGTCGCCGTCCTCGGTGGCGACGACTTCCCCGTCGAGGATGGCCGGTCGGTCGAGGCGGTCAGCGACGTACTCGGCGATTTCGGGGAGCGGGTCGGTCACGTCCTCCATGTTCCGCGAGAAGATGGCGACCTCGCGGTCGGCAGTGGCGTCGCTCCGGGTCGGGTCCGCGCCGTCGTCGGCGGCGTCCCAACTCAGTCCGTCGGGGTCGTAGTGAATTTGGACGCGCGCGCCGTCGTACTTCCACTCGACGGCGGCCTCGTCCCAGTCGTCGAGCGCGTCGGCGACGGTTCCCGCCTGCGCGAGCATCGCCTGCACCGGGCGGCCGAGTTCGAGGTCCATCGCCGCGAGGCCCGACTCGCCCTCGTCGCGGGCGACGCGAGCGACCTCGCCGTAGTCGTTCGAGACCTGGAGCGCGCGCTCGACCGCCTCGACGGGCACCTCGAAGGCGTCGGCGGTGGCGTCGCGGACGGTGCCCTCGCCGACGCCGATGCGCATCTCCGAGAGGACGAGCCGGGCGAGATAGCGAGCCTCCGCCGAGCTAGCGCGGTTGAACAGCGCGAACAGCACGTCTATCTTCTTGTCCTGACTGCCCGACCCCTCGGCGGCCGCGAGCGCGTCGAGTTCCACGGCGACTTCCGCGACGGTCAGGTCGTTCGCGTCGGTTCCGCCGGAGCCGCCGCCTGCGCCGCCCGCACCGCCGCCGGTGAACGCGCCCAGTCCCTGCTGGCCGCCGAAGTCGTAGCTCGCGGCCACCTCGCCGACGTCGCCCACCTCGGCGAGGCGGTCCTCCACGTCGTCGGCCGAGACGTTCGCGCCGGCGGCCCGCGCGATGGCCTCGTAGCAGTAGTTCGGCCCGATGTCGAGCGTCCGCGAGGACCACGCCGGGAAGACGCGGCCCTGCACGAACCGGGCCAGCACGGGGAGGTCGTCGCCGGCCTGCGCGAACAGTCTCGTGACCCGCTCGGTGATGTCGGTGTCGGCGCTCAGCTCCTCGATTTCGGCGGCGGTGTCGGCGAACTCCCCGAATTGCATCGTGCGTGGGTAGTGGACTGGCGAGATTAAATAGTTCGACTCCGGCTTCGGGGCGTCGTCTTTCGGCGGGGGTTGGTCGTGAGTTCTGACGAGTCTGGGATGGAGAGCGCGAGGGGGCGAGAATCGAGTCGGCAAGAGAGCGACGGTCAACGACGAACAGCAGAGAGCTAGCTTCAGGCTGGAGCACAGGAGTCTGCCGCAACCGTACCGCGCCGCGACCGCAGGCCTCACGCCTCCCCAACCTCCTCACTCCCTCGCTCCGCTCGGTCGTTCGTCCCTCGCGCGGTTGGCGAGTCGCCAGATGGCGACGCGCCAGCGCGCGCCGACCGCACCTGTTCGGGTGTGGTCTGCGCTCACCTACGAGCCGGAAATACGTCTTTGGAGAGTAGGAACACTGCTCCGGAGAATCGAAATCGGTGTCTCACTCCTCGACTGCTAGCTCTCGGTCGTCGCCGAGCGCGTCGTCCATCGCGCGGACGAGCGCACGGCCCTTCGCCAGCGTCTCCTCGTACTCGGCGTCGGGGTCCGAGTCGTGGACGATGCCCGCCCCGACGCGCAGGTAGTAGCGGTCGCCGGCCCGGACCAGCGTGCGGATGGTCATGTTCAGCGTCGCGCGCTCGTCGAACCCGACGACGCCGATAGCGCCGGTGTAGGGGCCTCTCCGAGTCGATTCGAGTTCGTCGATAATCTCCATCGTCCGGGGCTTGGGCGCGCCGGTGATGGTTCCGCCGGGGAAGACGGCGGCGACGGCGTCGGCGACCGAGGCGTCGTCGCGCCGGCGACCCACCACCTTCGAGACGGTGTGCATCACCTCGGAGTAGCGGTCGATGCGGCGGTACTCCGCGACCTCCACGGTGCCGTACTCGCAGACCTTCCCGAGGTCGTTGCGCTCCAAGTCCACGAGCATCGCGTGTTCGGCGTGTTCCTTCTCGCTGTCGAGCAGTTCGCGCTCTAGTTCGCAGTCCGCCTCGGGCGCCTCCCCGCGCGGTCGGGTCCCGGCGATGGGTTCGGTCACGAGTCGGTCGCCCGCGCAGTCTATCAGGAGTTCCGGACTGGCGCTGACCAGATCGACGCCGGGGAACTCCACCAGCGCCGAGTAGGGCGCGGGGTTGACCCGCCGGAGCGCCGCGAACGCCGCGACGGGGTGGACCGCCGCGTGCGCGACGAGTCGCTGGGAGACGTTCACCTGAAACGTGTCGCCGTCGCGGACGAAGGCCTTCGTCCGACGCACGCGCTCGGCGTACTCCTCGCGGCCGACCTCGTTGCGGAACGTCGCCGACTCCGCGTCGGCGGGCGGACCCTCGATTTCCGCGTCGCCCTCGCTCGCCCGACGGGCGAGGTCGCGGGCGCGCTCGACGGCCCGGTCGTACGCCGCCGAGAAGTCCTCGTCCGGCGAAATCCGGGGGCAGCAGGTCACGCGCAACTCCGTCTGCTCCCCGTCCCGGGGTTCGCGCCACGCCGCCACGCGGTCGTAGACGCCCAACTGGAGGCGCGGGAGACCCCGCTCGTCGGTCGTCGTCTCGGGCAGGTCCTCCAACTCGCGGGCGAGGTCGTAGGAGAACCACCCGAACGCGCCGCAGGGGTAGGGAACCTCGCAGTCGCCCCGGACCAGTCGCTCCGCGTCGAGGAGGACGTCCAGCGCCGCGAACCCGTCTGGCGTCGTCTCGGAGGCGTCGGTCTGCACCCACCGCTCGGGGTCGGTGGCGAAGTAGCCCCACCCGTCCTGTCCACCGGTGGTTTCGAG
Protein-coding sequences here:
- the ligA gene encoding ATP-dependent DNA ligase LigA, producing the protein MQFGEFADTAAEIEELSADTDITERVTRLFAQAGDDLPVLARFVQGRVFPAWSSRTLDIGPNYCYEAIARAAGANVSADDVEDRLAEVGDVGEVAASYDFGGQQGLGAFTGGGAGGAGGGSGGTDANDLTVAEVAVELDALAAAEGSGSQDKKIDVLFALFNRASSAEARYLARLVLSEMRIGVGEGTVRDATADAFEVPVEAVERALQVSNDYGEVARVARDEGESGLAAMDLELGRPVQAMLAQAGTVADALDDWDEAAVEWKYDGARVQIHYDPDGLSWDAADDGADPTRSDATADREVAIFSRNMEDVTDPLPEIAEYVADRLDRPAILDGEVVATEDGDPLPFQEVLRRFRRKHDVARAREEVELDLFAFDCLHAAGEDLLRTPLPERHDRLKSVFDAESESDAEDGSEASAVSSLHITDDPEEIAEIEAEALDAGHEGIMLKNPDSTYSPGRRGKNWLKRKPDVESLDLVVTGAEWGEGRRASFLGTFLLSARVEAGESFETLGKVATGITDEELEELTELLEPHVRKQEGQEVEIAPEVVFEVGYEEIQESPTYSSGYALRFPRFLGVRDDKDPESADSLARVERLADEQ
- a CDS encoding sodium:calcium antiporter, translated to MVVSTLIPVVVFLVGIALVVWSVEEFVEHVAEAAVNLGVSTFLLTVVLAGTDLENAVLGIAAAAGDLPDVALGTVFGEALFVLGAAVGLAGVAVPFEESTPREYLALTALSPALLALLSLDGRLSRLDGALLLVAFAPLLWAVYRLESSRSTRFLEAEDAEEIEADGRGADADVDADADADANTDATADATDDADDADDERELLEVGLVLLAIVGMTAGSQLAVMGARDILAAFDLVGLAFGATVMSFIASLEELLLTVEPVREGRPAVGIGNVVGSTLFFVTANAGAIALVRTLDLSAAVFAVHWPFFLGALALVLAFLFRGRVGRAEGAVLLAVYAGYWAANYLP
- a CDS encoding anthranilate synthase component I family protein, whose translation is MRTVTSREAFERLAATLDAPARIPVEVRTTVGDPYDAYRRARDEEGGVYLETTGGQDGWGYFATDPERWVQTDASETTPDGFAALDVLLDAERLVRGDCEVPYPCGAFGWFSYDLARELEDLPETTTDERGLPRLQLGVYDRVAAWREPRDGEQTELRVTCCPRISPDEDFSAAYDRAVERARDLARRASEGDAEIEGPPADAESATFRNEVGREEYAERVRRTKAFVRDGDTFQVNVSQRLVAHAAVHPVAAFAALRRVNPAPYSALVEFPGVDLVSASPELLIDCAGDRLVTEPIAGTRPRGEAPEADCELERELLDSEKEHAEHAMLVDLERNDLGKVCEYGTVEVAEYRRIDRYSEVMHTVSKVVGRRRDDASVADAVAAVFPGGTITGAPKPRTMEIIDELESTRRGPYTGAIGVVGFDERATLNMTIRTLVRAGDRYYLRVGAGIVHDSDPDAEYEETLAKGRALVRAMDDALGDDRELAVEE